A window of the Egibacter rhizosphaerae genome harbors these coding sequences:
- a CDS encoding helix-turn-helix transcriptional regulator: MDPDARQRALASEARLRILRRLEERGDATARELAEDLSRHENTIREHLGTLENAGLVSARETPTGRRGRPSRRYQPRTEHDPHTGLARALAAQISHRPEAAREQGREAGRPWGERLVLERESGPRAEPLREVVAVLDELGFAPTLREDAIGTCIEMRGCPFGELAREQTDVVCGAHRGLLEGALAAAGAGWDGIDLAPFATSAACVARLEPSG, from the coding sequence GTGGATCCCGACGCTCGCCAGCGCGCTCTCGCCAGCGAAGCACGGCTGCGCATCCTCCGGCGACTCGAGGAGCGCGGCGACGCGACGGCCCGGGAGCTGGCCGAGGACCTGAGCCGCCACGAGAACACGATCCGCGAGCATCTCGGCACGCTCGAGAACGCCGGGTTGGTGAGCGCACGCGAGACGCCGACCGGTCGCCGCGGACGTCCGTCCCGCCGCTATCAGCCCCGCACCGAGCACGATCCGCACACCGGACTCGCCAGGGCCCTCGCGGCACAAATCTCGCACCGCCCCGAAGCCGCGAGGGAGCAGGGCCGTGAGGCCGGGCGGCCGTGGGGCGAGCGCCTCGTTCTCGAGCGCGAGAGCGGCCCCCGGGCGGAGCCACTGCGCGAGGTGGTGGCCGTGCTCGACGAACTCGGCTTCGCACCGACGCTTCGTGAGGACGCGATCGGGACCTGCATCGAAATGCGCGGCTGTCCGTTCGGCGAACTCGCCCGCGAACAGACCGATGTCGTCTGCGGCGCGCACCGTGGGCTGTTGGAAGGGGCGCTCGCAGCGGCGGGCGCGGGCTGGGACGGGATCGATCTGGCGCCGTTCGCGACCTCGGCCGCGTGCGTCGCGCGGCTCGAACCGAGTGGCTGA